The following are encoded in a window of Saccharothrix longispora genomic DNA:
- the ruvX gene encoding Holliday junction resolvase RuvX, whose protein sequence is MSGADRAGVDDPGLGRRLGVDVGAVRVGVALSDPGAFLATPLVTLSRDEKAGRDLSDLAGLVTEHDVVEVVVGLPRTLAGRHGPAAEKAAAYAAALAERVAPVPVRLTDERLTTVTASRVLAERGVRGKKQRAVVDQAAAVEILQSWLDARARHVARSADEERAPGAKDGS, encoded by the coding sequence TTGAGCGGAGCTGATCGCGCCGGCGTCGACGACCCGGGCCTCGGCAGGAGGCTGGGCGTCGACGTCGGCGCGGTGCGCGTCGGGGTCGCCCTGAGCGATCCGGGTGCCTTCCTGGCGACCCCGCTGGTTACCCTGTCCCGTGACGAGAAGGCCGGTCGGGACCTCTCCGACCTGGCCGGTCTCGTCACCGAGCACGACGTGGTCGAGGTCGTGGTCGGCCTGCCCCGCACGTTGGCGGGCAGGCACGGGCCGGCGGCGGAGAAGGCGGCGGCGTACGCTGCGGCGTTGGCCGAACGCGTCGCCCCGGTGCCGGTGCGGCTCACCGACGAGCGGCTGACCACCGTCACGGCGAGCCGCGTGCTGGCCGAGCGCGGTGTTCGGGGCAAGAAGCAACGTGCTGTCGTGGACCAGGCTGCCGCGGTCGAGATCCTGCAGTCCTGGCTGGACGCACGGGCGCGACACGTGGCCCGTTCCGCCGACGAGGAACGAGCCCCCGGAGCTAAGGACGGCTCGTGA
- a CDS encoding PTS glucose/sucrose transporter subunit IIB: MADDKAVKILAALGGADNIVEIEPCITRLRCELEDGSLVDEKALKGLGAHGVMRSGNVVQVVVGPEADTIASDIEDLL, from the coding sequence GTGGCGGACGACAAGGCTGTGAAGATCCTCGCCGCGCTCGGCGGCGCGGACAACATCGTGGAGATCGAGCCCTGCATCACGCGCCTGCGCTGTGAGTTGGAGGACGGTTCCCTGGTCGACGAGAAGGCCCTGAAGGGCCTGGGCGCGCACGGCGTGATGCGGTCCGGCAACGTCGTCCAGGTCGTCGTGGGGCCGGAGGCGGACACGATCGCCAGCGACATCGAGGACCTGCTGTGA
- a CDS encoding shikimate dehydrogenase, whose protein sequence is MTRRAAVIGSPVAHSLSPVLHGAAFTALGLDWSYTRVECVADDVPALVGGLSPEWVGLSVTMPDKRAALAVATSATSRATLVGAANTLVRAEGGWRADCTDVDGVLGALGAACGFTSGTRAVLLGAGGTATAALVALGSVGVRAVTLVVRSVSRAAEAEACAARLGVALDVVTWDGADFAALAASSDVLVSTVPPEATGPVADALAESPCVLDVVYHPWPTPLASAVEKRGRTVATGLDMLLHQAFGQCEQFTGLPAPREEMRRALRAATGDVLPLPL, encoded by the coding sequence GTGACCCGCCGCGCAGCGGTCATCGGCTCGCCGGTGGCCCACTCGCTGTCGCCCGTGCTGCACGGCGCCGCGTTCACCGCGCTCGGCCTCGACTGGTCCTACACGCGGGTCGAGTGCGTCGCGGACGACGTCCCGGCACTGGTCGGAGGGCTGTCCCCGGAGTGGGTGGGTCTGTCGGTGACCATGCCGGACAAGCGCGCCGCGCTGGCGGTGGCGACGTCCGCGACGTCCCGGGCGACCCTCGTGGGCGCCGCGAACACCCTGGTCCGCGCCGAGGGCGGCTGGCGCGCCGACTGCACCGACGTGGACGGCGTGCTGGGCGCGCTGGGCGCGGCGTGCGGCTTCACCTCCGGCACGCGCGCCGTGCTGCTGGGCGCGGGTGGCACAGCCACGGCCGCGCTGGTCGCCCTGGGCTCGGTGGGCGTGCGCGCGGTGACCCTCGTCGTGCGGTCGGTGTCGCGGGCGGCGGAGGCGGAGGCCTGCGCGGCGCGCCTCGGCGTGGCGCTCGACGTGGTGACGTGGGACGGGGCCGACTTCGCCGCCCTGGCCGCGTCGTCGGACGTGCTGGTCAGCACCGTGCCGCCGGAGGCCACCGGACCGGTCGCGGACGCCCTGGCCGAGTCGCCGTGCGTCCTGGACGTCGTCTACCACCCGTGGCCGACGCCGCTGGCGTCCGCGGTGGAGAAGCGCGGCCGCACCGTGGCGACCGGTTTGGACATGCTGCTGCACCAGGCGTTCGGCCAGTGCGAGCAGTTCACCGGCCTGCCCGCGCCGCGCGAGGAGATGCGCCGCGCGCTGCGCGCGGCGACCGGCGACGTGCTGCCGCTGCCGCTCTAG
- a CDS encoding DUF948 domain-containing protein: protein MSPGQIAALVAAGAFVLLVLLLAIPLIKLGRTLDEATVAIRKAHQNSDPIFTGANTTITHVNTQLERVDGITANARAVTGNVSALTSLFTATLGGPLVKAAALSYGLSKAVRARRAAKEAPGKHLRRRGRR, encoded by the coding sequence GTGTCGCCAGGGCAGATCGCCGCGCTGGTCGCCGCCGGCGCGTTCGTGCTGCTTGTGCTGCTGCTGGCGATCCCGTTGATCAAGCTGGGCCGGACGCTGGACGAGGCCACGGTCGCCATCCGCAAGGCCCACCAGAACAGCGACCCGATCTTCACCGGCGCGAACACGACGATCACGCACGTCAACACGCAGCTGGAGCGGGTGGACGGGATCACCGCCAACGCCCGCGCGGTCACCGGGAACGTCTCCGCGCTCACCTCGCTGTTCACCGCCACCCTCGGCGGCCCGCTGGTCAAGGCCGCCGCGCTGTCCTACGGCCTCAGCAAGGCCGTCCGGGCCCGCCGCGCCGCCAAGGAAGCCCCCGGCAAGCACCTCCGGCGCAGGGGCAGGCGATGA
- a CDS encoding HPr family phosphocarrier protein, translating to MPERRVTVASKVGLHARPAALLAKAAAGQPVKVTIRKDDGQPVEAASVLGLMTLGAMHGDEVVLAADGDGADAALEAIAEIIATDLDEG from the coding sequence ATGCCTGAGCGACGGGTCACCGTGGCGAGCAAGGTCGGGCTGCACGCGCGGCCGGCGGCGCTGCTGGCCAAGGCGGCGGCAGGACAACCGGTCAAGGTCACCATCCGCAAGGACGACGGCCAACCGGTCGAGGCGGCGAGCGTGCTGGGCCTGATGACGCTCGGCGCGATGCACGGCGACGAGGTCGTGCTGGCGGCGGACGGCGACGGCGCGGACGCCGCGCTGGAGGCGATCGCGGAGATCATCGCCACCGACCTCGACGAGGGCTGA
- a CDS encoding A24 family peptidase: protein MITSSSGSHPLTPLVRFLRSAPATAVVHWAWCTAALCWASALLVPPRWLPVALPLCALAVALSTVDLRHRRLPDALTLPAYPLLGAGLWCSGADPPRVLLGGAAFFAVHLAVRLLAPSSMGGGDVKLSGALGAVLASVSWWALPGALVVASAVTLVLARWFREGGVPHGPGLLAATWLAVAVGG from the coding sequence ATGATCACCTCGTCGTCCGGCTCGCACCCCCTCACCCCCCTGGTCCGCTTCCTCCGCTCCGCTCCCGCGACGGCGGTGGTCCACTGGGCGTGGTGCACGGCGGCCCTGTGCTGGGCCAGCGCCCTGCTCGTCCCGCCCCGGTGGCTGCCGGTGGCGCTCCCGCTCTGCGCGCTGGCCGTGGCGCTGTCCACGGTGGACCTGCGCCACCGCCGGCTGCCCGACGCGCTGACGCTGCCCGCGTACCCGCTGCTGGGCGCCGGCCTGTGGTGCTCCGGCGCCGACCCGCCGCGCGTCCTGCTCGGCGGGGCCGCGTTCTTCGCCGTGCACCTGGCCGTGCGGCTGCTCGCGCCGTCCTCGATGGGCGGTGGGGACGTGAAGCTGTCGGGTGCGCTGGGCGCGGTGCTGGCCTCGGTGTCGTGGTGGGCCCTGCCCGGCGCGCTGGTGGTGGCGAGCGCGGTGACCCTGGTGCTCGCGCGGTGGTTCCGGGAGGGCGGTGTGCCGCACGGCCCGGGGCTGCTGGCAGCCACCTGGCTGGCGGTGGCGGTGGGAGGTTGA
- a CDS encoding PTS transporter subunit EIIC yields the protein MSASAPQATGGREIKGLAALQRFGRSLMLPIAVLPAAALLLRLGQPDMLGEDGLGWNKVATVIGNAGDSLFANLPLLFAVGIAVGFARRGDGSTGLAAVVGYVVLQGVFKAMSPLVLDQPDDPAAKANLIDYKVLGGIVVGLLTAVLWQKYHRIKLPPYLAFFGGRRFVPILVAGVVVVIGVLMGLVYPVFAAGLENVGEAITGSTIVGAGLYGFVNRLLIPLGLHHIVNNVLWFQFGEFEGKTGDIPRFLAGDPTAGTFQTGFFPIFMFALPAAALAIVHTARPGQKKIIAGIMGSAALTAFITGVTEPLEFAFMFVAWPLYLIHAFLTGTSLAVSNALGIHDGFGFSAGAIDYVLNFNIATKPLLILLLGAIYAVIYYFLFRFVITKWNLKTPGRDADEDPEADQSAVEPAGAVRDRPRKGRARTDEDNGEDRNA from the coding sequence ATGAGCGCCAGCGCCCCTCAGGCGACCGGCGGTCGTGAGATCAAGGGACTGGCCGCGTTGCAGCGCTTCGGTCGCAGCCTCATGCTGCCGATCGCCGTGCTGCCCGCGGCCGCTCTCCTGCTGCGACTCGGCCAGCCCGACATGCTGGGCGAGGACGGCCTCGGCTGGAACAAGGTCGCGACGGTCATCGGCAACGCGGGCGACTCGCTGTTCGCCAACCTGCCGCTGCTGTTCGCGGTCGGCATCGCGGTCGGCTTCGCCCGGCGCGGCGACGGGTCCACCGGTCTGGCCGCGGTGGTCGGCTACGTGGTGCTCCAGGGCGTGTTCAAGGCGATGTCGCCCCTGGTCCTCGACCAGCCGGACGACCCGGCCGCCAAGGCGAACCTGATCGACTACAAGGTCCTCGGCGGCATCGTCGTGGGTCTGCTCACCGCCGTGCTGTGGCAGAAGTACCACCGCATCAAGCTGCCCCCGTACCTGGCGTTCTTCGGCGGCCGGCGGTTCGTGCCGATCCTGGTCGCGGGCGTCGTGGTCGTCATCGGCGTGCTGATGGGCCTGGTGTACCCGGTCTTCGCGGCCGGCCTGGAGAACGTCGGCGAGGCGATCACCGGCAGCACGATCGTCGGCGCGGGCCTCTACGGCTTCGTCAACCGGCTGCTGATCCCGCTCGGCCTGCACCACATCGTCAACAACGTGCTGTGGTTCCAGTTCGGCGAGTTCGAGGGCAAGACCGGCGACATCCCCCGCTTCCTCGCCGGGGACCCGACCGCGGGCACGTTCCAGACCGGCTTCTTCCCGATCTTCATGTTCGCCCTCCCGGCGGCGGCGCTGGCCATCGTGCACACCGCCCGGCCGGGCCAGAAGAAGATCATCGCCGGCATCATGGGCTCGGCGGCCCTGACCGCGTTCATCACCGGCGTCACGGAGCCGCTGGAATTCGCGTTCATGTTCGTGGCGTGGCCGCTGTACCTGATCCACGCGTTCCTCACCGGCACGTCGCTGGCCGTCAGCAACGCGCTGGGCATCCACGACGGGTTCGGGTTCTCCGCGGGCGCCATCGACTACGTGCTGAACTTCAACATCGCGACCAAGCCGCTGCTGATCCTCCTGCTGGGCGCGATCTACGCGGTGATCTACTACTTCCTGTTCCGCTTCGTCATCACCAAGTGGAACCTGAAGACCCCGGGCCGCGACGCCGACGAGGACCCCGAGGCCGACCAGAGCGCGGTCGAGCCGGCCGGTGCCGTGCGGGACCGCCCCCGGAAGGGCCGTGCCCGCACCGACGAGGACAACGGAGAAGACAGGAATGCCTGA
- the aroC gene encoding chorismate synthase produces MLRWITAGESHGPALVAVLEGMVAGVEVTTADLTAQLERRRLGFGRSPRMGFEADEVEVLGGVRHGLTQGGPIAVRIGNTEWPKWQKVMSPDPVDPSELKPTGRNEALTRPRPGHADLPGMQKFGFDEARPVLERASARETAARTALGTVARHFLKQVFDVDVISHVVSIGGAATPEDAAVPGPGDLAAIDASPVRAFDARGTDAMVAEVEAVKEAGDTVGGVIEVIAYGLPPGLGSHVHWDRRLDARLAGALMGVQAMKGVEVGDGFTTARRWGSRAHDEIDRGTGPKGVTRRSNRAGGLEGGITNGEPLRVRVAMKPISTVPRALSTVDVRTGEPAVAIHQRSDVCAVPRAGVVLESVVALVLAEAALEKFGGDSIAETKRNVASYLEALEARWAGL; encoded by the coding sequence GTGCTGCGCTGGATCACCGCTGGTGAGTCTCACGGGCCCGCTCTCGTCGCCGTGCTGGAAGGCATGGTCGCCGGGGTCGAGGTCACCACTGCCGACCTGACCGCCCAACTGGAGCGCCGCCGACTCGGTTTCGGGCGGAGCCCGCGCATGGGGTTCGAGGCCGACGAGGTGGAGGTCCTCGGCGGCGTCCGCCACGGGCTCACCCAGGGCGGCCCGATCGCGGTCCGGATCGGCAACACCGAGTGGCCGAAGTGGCAGAAGGTGATGTCCCCCGACCCCGTCGACCCGTCCGAGCTCAAGCCCACCGGCCGCAACGAGGCGCTGACCCGGCCCCGGCCCGGCCACGCCGACCTGCCCGGCATGCAGAAGTTCGGCTTCGACGAGGCGCGCCCCGTGCTGGAGCGCGCCAGCGCCCGGGAGACCGCGGCCCGCACCGCGCTGGGCACCGTCGCGCGCCACTTCCTCAAGCAGGTGTTCGACGTGGACGTGATCAGCCACGTCGTGTCGATCGGCGGGGCCGCCACGCCGGAGGACGCCGCCGTGCCCGGCCCCGGCGACCTGGCCGCGATCGACGCGAGCCCGGTCCGCGCGTTCGACGCGCGCGGCACGGACGCGATGGTCGCCGAGGTCGAGGCGGTCAAGGAGGCCGGCGACACGGTCGGCGGCGTCATCGAGGTCATCGCCTACGGCCTGCCGCCGGGCCTCGGCTCGCACGTGCACTGGGACCGCCGGCTGGACGCGCGGCTCGCGGGCGCGCTGATGGGCGTGCAGGCGATGAAGGGCGTGGAGGTCGGCGACGGCTTCACCACCGCCCGGCGCTGGGGCAGCCGGGCGCACGACGAGATCGACCGCGGCACCGGCCCGAAGGGCGTCACCCGCCGCTCCAACCGGGCGGGCGGCCTGGAGGGCGGCATCACCAACGGCGAGCCGCTGCGCGTGCGCGTCGCCATGAAGCCGATCTCCACCGTGCCGCGCGCCCTGTCCACCGTGGACGTCCGGACGGGAGAGCCCGCCGTCGCCATCCACCAGCGCTCGGACGTGTGCGCCGTGCCGCGTGCGGGCGTGGTGCTGGAGTCGGTGGTGGCGCTGGTGCTCGCGGAGGCGGCGCTGGAGAAGTTCGGCGGCGACTCGATCGCCGAGACCAAGCGCAACGTGGCCTCCTACCTGGAGGCCCTCGAAGCCCGGTGGGCGGGGCTGTGA
- the mltG gene encoding endolytic transglycosylase MltG, which produces MNDDLGLFADPDARADERARGRKSAAAAARRAKAKRKRTILWIVVALVLAGGAGGAYYGYRVLSGIGSYEDYGGAGEADVVVEVKDGDFVSAIATTLHEQGVVASARAFTEAGAQDDRLTAIQPGFYLMKTKMSGAAAVTRMVDPAAKITPLEVKGGNVLHDITALDGSVTKGILSMLSDASCVELDGAKKCATVEQLRDVADNADPQALGIPDWALPSISAAPRENRLEGLIVPGLYHLDPGASPVELLRSVLTTSLNRLQGYGIPSGTGATGFKPYEVLVVASLVEKEGKTKDFGKISRVIYNRLAKGQILELDSTVNYKLDRPIITTSDEDRARSGPYNTYSAETRGLPPTPIGSPGMEAVKAAISPEAGDWLFFVKCETDGTTCFNVTFDEHDAAVSEARRKGVF; this is translated from the coding sequence GTGAACGACGACCTCGGGTTGTTCGCCGATCCAGACGCGCGCGCCGACGAGCGGGCGCGCGGCAGGAAGAGCGCCGCCGCGGCGGCGCGTCGGGCCAAGGCCAAGCGCAAGCGCACGATCCTGTGGATCGTCGTGGCGCTGGTGCTCGCGGGAGGCGCCGGCGGCGCGTACTACGGGTACCGGGTGCTGAGCGGGATCGGCTCGTACGAGGACTACGGCGGCGCCGGCGAGGCCGACGTCGTGGTCGAGGTCAAGGACGGCGACTTCGTCTCGGCGATCGCCACCACCCTGCACGAGCAGGGCGTCGTGGCCAGCGCCCGCGCGTTCACCGAGGCGGGCGCGCAGGACGACCGGCTCACCGCCATCCAGCCGGGCTTCTACCTGATGAAGACCAAGATGTCGGGGGCCGCCGCGGTCACCCGCATGGTCGACCCGGCGGCCAAGATCACGCCGTTGGAGGTCAAGGGCGGCAACGTCCTGCACGACATCACCGCGCTGGACGGCTCCGTCACCAAGGGCATCCTGTCGATGCTGTCCGACGCCTCGTGCGTCGAGCTGGACGGCGCGAAGAAGTGCGCGACCGTCGAGCAGTTGCGCGACGTGGCCGACAACGCCGACCCGCAGGCGCTGGGCATCCCCGACTGGGCGCTGCCGTCGATCAGCGCCGCGCCCCGGGAGAACCGCCTCGAAGGACTCATCGTCCCCGGCCTGTACCACCTCGACCCGGGCGCGAGCCCCGTCGAGCTGCTCCGGAGCGTCCTCACCACGTCGCTGAACCGCCTCCAGGGCTACGGCATCCCCTCCGGTACCGGCGCGACCGGCTTCAAGCCCTACGAGGTGCTCGTCGTCGCCTCGCTGGTCGAGAAGGAGGGCAAGACCAAGGACTTCGGCAAGATCTCCCGGGTGATCTACAACCGGCTGGCCAAGGGGCAGATCCTCGAACTGGACTCCACGGTCAACTACAAGCTCGACCGGCCGATCATCACCACCAGCGACGAGGACCGCGCGCGGTCCGGGCCGTACAACACCTACAGCGCGGAGACGCGGGGCCTGCCGCCCACGCCGATCGGGTCGCCGGGCATGGAGGCGGTGAAGGCCGCCATCAGCCCCGAGGCGGGGGACTGGCTGTTCTTCGTCAAGTGCGAGACGGACGGCACGACGTGCTTCAACGTCACGTTCGACGAGCACGACGCCGCGGTGTCCGAGGCCAGGCGGAAGGGCGTCTTCTGA
- the alaS gene encoding alanine--tRNA ligase has translation MQTHEIVKRFREHFENAGHTVVPSASLLLDDPNLLFVNAGMVPFKPYFLGEAPPPYKRATSVQKCVRTPDIDEVGKTTRHLTFFQMAGNFSFGDYFKEDAIRLAWELVTKSQDEGGYGFDPERLWVTVYLDDDEAADLWQKVAGLPPERIQRRGVEDNYWSMGVPGPCGPCSEIYYDRGPEYGAEGGPVVDEDRYLEIWNLVFMQNERGAGGAKKDYPILGELPAKNIDTGMGVERVAFLLQGVDNVYETDLVRAVITAAEELSGRRYGDDEVDDVRFRVIADHARSGVLLVGDGVTPGNEARGYVLRRLLRRIVRSSRLLGVTEPVLNRFAAVVRDTMGATYPELVGGFARIEQVLKAEEDTFLRTLDAGSRIFETAAGAVKAEGRATLPGDKAFQLHDTYGFPIDLTLEMAAEAGLTVDEAGFRKLMAEQRARAKADAAGKKTGHGDQTVYRELLDLGATEFTGYTELASEATVRGIVSDGKRVRSAREGDIVEVVLDRTPLYAESGGQESDAGTIVTGGAELEVVDVQKVARKLWVHQVRVVSGEIAEGEHVEARVDPEWRVGARQGHSGTHVVHAALRQVLGPSALQSGSYNKPGYLRLDFAWTGGLSGETRSEIEEVSNLAVRKDLPVRVVHTDMGGAQEMGAVALFGETYDETVRVVEIGGPWSRELCGGTHVEHSSQIGPITLIGESSVGSGVRRLEAYVGIEAFQYLARERALVQNVAALLKVPDADVPARVEALVERLRAAEKELEKVRAAQLLSSAGSLAEQALDVRGLSLVALALPEGTAAVDVRTLANEVRNRLGAKPGVVGLFAPDGDKVSFVVATTAAARDLGLAAGKLVPAFAPAVGGRGGGKPDLAQGGGTNPAGVREAVAALRAEVDRALEPGRSASSR, from the coding sequence GTGCAGACCCACGAGATCGTCAAGCGCTTCCGCGAGCACTTCGAGAACGCCGGCCACACCGTGGTCCCCAGCGCGTCGCTGCTGCTCGACGACCCCAACCTGCTGTTCGTCAACGCCGGCATGGTGCCGTTCAAGCCGTACTTCCTCGGCGAGGCCCCGCCGCCGTACAAGCGCGCCACCAGCGTCCAGAAGTGCGTGCGCACCCCCGACATCGACGAGGTCGGCAAGACCACCCGCCACCTGACGTTCTTCCAGATGGCGGGCAACTTCAGCTTCGGCGACTACTTCAAGGAAGACGCCATCCGGCTCGCCTGGGAGCTGGTCACCAAGTCCCAGGACGAGGGCGGCTACGGGTTCGACCCGGAGCGCCTGTGGGTGACCGTCTACCTCGACGACGACGAGGCCGCCGACCTGTGGCAGAAGGTCGCCGGCCTGCCGCCGGAGCGCATCCAGCGCCGCGGCGTCGAGGACAACTACTGGTCGATGGGCGTGCCCGGCCCGTGCGGCCCGTGCTCCGAGATCTACTACGACCGCGGCCCCGAGTACGGCGCCGAGGGCGGCCCGGTCGTCGACGAGGACCGGTACCTGGAGATCTGGAACCTCGTCTTCATGCAGAACGAGCGCGGCGCGGGCGGGGCCAAGAAGGACTACCCGATCCTCGGCGAGCTGCCCGCCAAGAACATCGACACCGGCATGGGCGTCGAGCGCGTGGCGTTCCTGCTCCAGGGCGTCGACAACGTCTACGAGACCGACCTCGTGCGCGCCGTCATCACCGCCGCCGAGGAGCTGTCCGGCCGCCGCTACGGCGACGACGAGGTCGACGACGTGCGCTTCCGCGTCATCGCCGACCACGCCCGCTCCGGCGTGCTGCTCGTCGGCGACGGCGTCACCCCCGGCAACGAGGCCCGCGGCTACGTGCTGCGCCGCCTGCTGCGCCGCATCGTCCGCTCCTCGCGCCTGCTCGGCGTCACCGAGCCCGTGCTCAACCGGTTCGCCGCCGTCGTCCGCGACACCATGGGCGCGACCTACCCCGAGCTGGTCGGCGGCTTCGCCCGGATCGAGCAGGTGCTCAAGGCGGAGGAGGACACCTTCCTGCGCACCCTCGACGCCGGCTCGCGGATCTTCGAGACCGCCGCCGGCGCGGTGAAGGCCGAGGGCCGTGCCACCCTGCCCGGCGACAAGGCGTTCCAGCTGCACGACACCTACGGCTTCCCGATCGACCTCACCCTGGAGATGGCCGCCGAGGCGGGCCTGACCGTGGACGAAGCCGGTTTCCGCAAGCTGATGGCCGAGCAGCGCGCCCGCGCCAAGGCCGACGCCGCCGGCAAGAAGACCGGCCACGGCGACCAGACCGTGTACCGGGAGCTGCTGGACCTCGGCGCCACCGAGTTCACCGGCTACACCGAGCTGGCCTCCGAGGCCACCGTGCGCGGCATCGTCAGCGACGGCAAGCGCGTGCGCTCGGCCCGCGAGGGCGACATCGTCGAGGTCGTCCTCGACCGCACCCCCCTGTACGCCGAGTCCGGCGGCCAGGAGAGCGACGCGGGCACCATCGTCACCGGCGGCGCCGAGCTGGAGGTCGTCGACGTCCAGAAGGTCGCCCGCAAGCTGTGGGTGCACCAGGTGCGCGTGGTCAGCGGCGAGATCGCCGAGGGCGAGCACGTCGAGGCCCGCGTCGACCCCGAGTGGCGCGTCGGCGCCCGCCAGGGCCACTCGGGCACGCACGTCGTGCACGCCGCCCTGCGCCAGGTGCTCGGCCCGTCCGCCCTCCAGAGCGGCTCCTACAACAAGCCCGGCTACCTGCGGCTCGACTTCGCCTGGACCGGCGGCCTGTCCGGTGAGACGCGCAGCGAGATCGAAGAGGTCTCCAACCTCGCGGTCCGCAAGGACCTGCCGGTGCGGGTCGTGCACACCGACATGGGCGGCGCCCAGGAGATGGGCGCGGTCGCCCTGTTCGGCGAGACCTACGACGAGACCGTGCGCGTCGTCGAGATCGGCGGCCCCTGGTCGCGCGAGCTGTGCGGTGGCACGCACGTCGAGCACTCGTCCCAGATCGGCCCGATCACGCTCATCGGCGAGTCGTCCGTCGGCTCCGGCGTGCGCCGCCTGGAGGCCTACGTCGGCATCGAGGCGTTCCAGTACCTGGCCCGCGAGCGCGCCCTCGTGCAGAACGTCGCCGCCCTGCTGAAGGTGCCCGACGCCGACGTGCCCGCCCGGGTCGAGGCCCTGGTCGAGCGCCTGCGCGCGGCCGAGAAGGAGCTGGAGAAGGTCCGCGCCGCCCAGTTGCTGTCCTCCGCCGGCTCCCTGGCCGAGCAGGCCCTGGACGTGCGCGGGCTGTCCCTCGTCGCGCTGGCCCTGCCCGAGGGCACGGCCGCCGTCGACGTGCGGACCCTCGCGAACGAGGTGCGCAACCGGCTCGGCGCCAAGCCCGGTGTCGTCGGCCTGTTCGCCCCCGACGGCGACAAGGTCAGCTTCGTGGTCGCCACCACGGCCGCCGCCCGCGACCTGGGCCTCGCCGCCGGCAAGCTGGTGCCCGCGTTCGCCCCGGCCGTCGGCGGTCGCGGCGGCGGCAAGCCGGACCTGGCCCAGGGCGGCGGCACGAACCCGGCCGGTGTGCGGGAGGCCGTGGCCGCCCTGCGCGCCGAGGTGGACCGCGCCCTTGAACCCGGCCGAAGCGCTTCCTCCAGGTGA
- a CDS encoding GntR family transcriptional regulator: MDRAEIVDGPKPKHAQLRDILRRAAEQELPPGSPIPSERDLARQYRVSRITVRAAVGQLVAEGLLTRAKGRGTFTARRRMDVQLYLESFTDDMRRRGLSPATEVLSCGEEEPPPAASAALGLGQHERACRLVRLRRADGVPLAVERGWYSPRVVPGLHGHDLTTSLYALIADTYGVQLDHAGQTVWAEGADPETAKLLGVRTGSPLLVFRRVAGSRGRPVEDMTSWYRGDLYQVTMQLDRTDPESGPHRSHKGGTP, translated from the coding sequence GTGGACCGCGCGGAGATCGTCGACGGGCCCAAGCCCAAGCACGCCCAGCTCCGCGACATCCTGCGGCGCGCGGCCGAGCAGGAGCTGCCCCCCGGTTCGCCCATCCCGTCCGAGCGCGACCTGGCCCGGCAGTACCGGGTCTCCCGCATCACGGTCCGCGCCGCCGTCGGGCAGCTCGTCGCCGAAGGACTCCTGACCAGGGCGAAAGGCCGGGGCACGTTCACCGCCCGCCGCCGGATGGACGTGCAGCTGTACCTGGAGTCCTTCACCGACGACATGCGCAGGCGCGGGTTGAGCCCGGCGACCGAGGTGCTGTCGTGCGGCGAGGAGGAACCACCGCCCGCGGCGTCCGCCGCCCTCGGCCTCGGGCAGCACGAACGCGCGTGCAGGCTCGTGCGCCTGCGCCGCGCCGACGGCGTGCCGCTGGCCGTCGAACGCGGCTGGTACAGCCCCCGGGTCGTACCGGGGCTGCACGGCCACGACCTGACGACCTCGCTCTACGCGTTGATCGCCGACACCTACGGGGTCCAGCTCGACCACGCCGGCCAGACGGTGTGGGCCGAGGGCGCGGACCCCGAGACCGCGAAGCTGCTGGGCGTCCGCACGGGCTCCCCGCTGCTCGTCTTCCGCAGGGTCGCCGGCTCCCGGGGCAGGCCCGTCGAGGACATGACGTCCTGGTACCGGGGCGATCTCTACCAGGTGACCATGCAACTGGACCGGACCGACCCGGAGTCCGGACCGCACCGTTCCCACAAGGGAGGTACCCCATGA
- a CDS encoding PTS sugar transporter subunit IIA has product MTLRVTSPVSGRAVPLSEVPDPVFAQAMVGPGVAVEPDRVAADVVSPVDGVVVTLHPHAFVVATEDGAAVLVHLGIDTVKRKGEGFTPHVVKGETVRAGQPVVSWDPAEVEAAGFAPICPVIALDATPEALGDRAGGPVAVGDALFSWQR; this is encoded by the coding sequence GTGACGCTGCGCGTGACGAGCCCGGTCAGCGGGCGCGCGGTGCCGCTGTCGGAGGTGCCCGACCCGGTGTTCGCGCAGGCCATGGTCGGGCCGGGCGTCGCGGTCGAGCCCGACCGGGTCGCCGCGGACGTGGTGTCCCCGGTGGACGGCGTGGTCGTGACGCTGCACCCGCACGCGTTCGTCGTGGCGACGGAGGACGGCGCGGCGGTCCTGGTGCACCTGGGCATCGACACGGTGAAGCGCAAGGGCGAGGGCTTCACGCCGCACGTGGTCAAGGGCGAGACCGTCCGCGCCGGCCAGCCCGTCGTGAGCTGGGACCCGGCCGAGGTCGAGGCCGCCGGGTTCGCCCCGATCTGCCCGGTCATCGCGCTCGACGCGACGCCCGAGGCGCTCGGCGACCGGGCCGGCGGTCCGGTCGCGGTGGGGGACGCCCTGTTCTCCTGGCAGCGCTGA